A region from the Vicia villosa cultivar HV-30 ecotype Madison, WI linkage group LG3, Vvil1.0, whole genome shotgun sequence genome encodes:
- the LOC131660614 gene encoding SPX domain-containing protein 1-like, whose protein sequence is MKFWKILKRQIEQTLPEWRDKFLSYKNLKKQLKIMCPKDARTPPKLDAYQVHHFLCLLEVEIDKFNTFFVNKEEEYIIKWKLLQDRVDRAMDYSDAELMSLGREIVDFHGEMVLLENYSALNYTGLVKIIKKHDKRTGALLRLPFIQDVLNQPFFETDVLNSLVKECEVILNIFFANNDEPSCPCSPTNEETEEDGCGSNVIEDENIEELMQAPTELAEIENMENEFIKLTLSALRTLEEIRGRSSMLMYAEFLQKQEIETKRGGKACGNKRKR, encoded by the exons ATGAAGTTCTGGAAGATCTTGAAGAGACAGATTGAGCAGACCCTCCCCGAATGGCGCGACAAGTTCTTGTCCTACAAAAACTTGAAGAAACAGTTGAAGATTATGTGTCCTAAAGATGCTCGCACCCCTCCGAAATTGGACGCTTACCAGGTCCACCACTTCCTTTGTCTATTAGAGGTTGAGATTGATAAGTTCAACACTTTCTTTGTTAACAAGGAAGAAGAATACATCATCAAATGGAAG TTGTTGCAAGATAGAGTCGACAGAGCCATGGATTATTCAGATGCGGAGTTGATGTCATTAGGAAGAGAAATAGTGGATTTTCATGGAGAGATGGTTCTATTGGAGAACTATAGTGCACTTAATTACACAG GTCTAGTGAAGATAATAAAGAAACACGATAAACGAACCGGCGCTCTCCTTCGCTTGCCTTTCATTCAAGATGTATTAAACCAGCCCTTTTTCGAGACTGATgtgcttaacagccttgtgaagGAGTGTGAGGTGATACTAAACATTTTTTTCGCCAACAATGACGAGCCTTCTTGTCCGTGCTCACCAACTAATGAGGAAACTGAGGAAGACGGGTGTGGCTCGAATGTGATTGAGGATGAAAATATAGAGGAGCTTATGCAGGCTCCTACTGAACTTGCTGAAATTGAAAATATGGAGAATGAATTCATCAAACTAACTTTATCAGCATTGCGTACCTTGGAAGAAATTCGAGGTAGAAGCTCAATG CTCATGTATGCTGAGTTTTTACAGAAGCAAGAAATAGAAACTAAAAGAGGAGGTAAAGCTTGTggaaacaaaaggaaaaggtAG
- the LOC131660615 gene encoding RNA-dependent RNA polymerase 6-like produces MDLEGSERDSVLTTTQVSIGGFDTNVKAYDLVSFLESEIGYVDRCRLKTSCTPLDSYPDFNISDLKEKEKTDDYRKVAPHAFVHFTLAESATEALNAAGRCDLILNGCPLKVICGPQNPNFLNKRRRSAAPFKMSDVIVEIGTLVSLSNFTVAWKGPAKGVNFLVDPFDSMCKLCFNREVAFKPKGMAKKVVIKCDFKVGFLVRDILEIKRYDDTSYHVVLLHLASPPSVWYRTADDDIEESVTIDLLDDDDPWIRTTDFTPSGAIGRCNFYRISIPPRYGAKLNKALEYLRCQRVQRVQLTKPLRIQNEPDFGVPMSDAFFYIDFQTDISFDIMFLVNAIVHRGIFNQYSLSNQFFELLRHQPKDVSVAALKHLCTYKRPVFDAFKRLKAVQEWLLSNPKLYQISKPCDNVMEVRRLVVTPTKAYCIAPEVELSNRVLRNFKDVSDRFLRVTFMDEGMQTLNVYALNYYVAPIVKEITANSFKQYTRIYKRVRTILEDGFYFCGRKYSFLAFSSNQLRDRSAWFFAEDRNISCDDIRSWMGRFNQKNIAKCAARMGQCFSSTYASVDVAANQVNSMLPDVERNNYVFSDGIGIITTDLADEVAEKLKLDKVPSAYQIRYAGFKGVVACWPSKGDGIKLSLRPSMNKFQSTHTTLEICAWTHFQPGFLNRQIITLLSALEVPDEIFWKMQESMISKLNQMLVDPEVAFDVLTKSCAEHGNAAAIMLSCGFSPKTEPHLRGMLNSIRAAQLWGLREKSRIFVSSGRWLMGVLDELGVLEQGQCFVQVSTPSLENCFAKHGSRFSETNSLHVVEGLVVIAKNPCLHPGDVRVLEAVDVPDLHHLYDCLVFPQKGERPHSNEASGSDLDGDLYFVTWDGNLIPPSKRSWTPMEYTASESRLQTRHVTIQDIIEFFVKNMVNEHLGSICNAHVVHADSSDYGALDEKCIHLAELAATAVDFPKTGKLVTMPPNLKPKLYPDFMGKEHHQSYKSKKILGRLYRRIKDAYDKDIDAPEVNCVSGDINYDTDLEVPGSADFIDDAWEQKCSYDGQLAGLLGQYKVKTEEEVVTGQIWSMPKYNSRKHGELKERLKHSYSALKREFRQTFEKPKSDVGELSDEEKNLLYEQKASAWYQVTYHPKWVKKTLDLQIKSSDDQEADSLKNVMLSFPWIAVDYLARTKIRNRKVGNLESTKPVDSLAKYLSERL; encoded by the exons ATGGATTTAGAAGGAAGTGAAAGGGATTCTGTGCTAACTACTACTCAAGTGAGCATAGGTGGATTTGACACGAATGTCAAAGCTTATGATCTGGTGTCATTCTTGGAATCTGAGATCGGATATGTAGACAGATGTCGGCTGAAGACTTCTTGCACTCCTCTGGATTCATATCCGGACTTTAATATCAGTGATcttaaagagaaagaaaaaacagATGATTATAGAAAGGTGGCACCTCATGCCTTTGTGCATTTTACTTTGGCAGAATCTGCAACCGAGGCCCTCAATGCTGCAGGTCGCTGTGACCTAATTTTGAACGGTTGCCCATTGAAGGTCATCTGTGGGCCACAAAATCCAAACTTCCTGAACAAAAGGAGGCGATCTGCGGCTCCTTTTAAGATGTCGGATGTCATCGTTGAAATTGGGACTTTGGTTAGCCTATCAAATTTTACTGTTGCTTGGAAAGGACCTGCTAAAGGGGTAAACTTTCTAGTGGATCCTTTTGATAGTATGTGCAAGCTTTGTTTCAATCGAGAAGTTGCGTTCAAACCCAAAGGAATGGCTAAAAAGGTAGTGATAAAGTGTGATTTTAAGGTGGGATTTTTGGTTAGAGACATTCTGGAGATTAAAAGATATGATGATACATCGTATCATGTTGTTTTATTACATCTAGCTTCACCACCTTCCGTATGGTACAGAACTGCTGATGATGATATTGAAGAATCAGTTACCATTGATTTGTTGGATGACGATGATCCTTGGATCAGAACCACCGACTTTACTCCTAGCGGGGCCATTGGTCGGTGCAATTTTTATAGAATTTCAATCCCGCCTCGTTATGGTGCAAAGTTGAATAAGGCATTGGAATATCTGAGATGCCAACGAGTGCAACGGGTTCAGTTGACCAAGCCACTTAGGATACAAAATGAACCTGATTTTGGGGTGCCCATGTCCGATGCCTTTTTCTACATAGATTTTCAAACGGACATTTCATTTGATATAATGTTCCTGGTCAATGCAATTGTGCATAGAGGAATATTCAACCAGTACAGTTTATCAAACCAGTTTTTCGAATTGCTGAGACATCAACCTAAGGATGTCAGCGTGGCTGCCTTGAAGCACTTATGTACTTACAAGCGCCCAGTGTTTGATGCCTTTAAGAGGCTGAAAGCAGTCCAAGAATGGTTGCTCAGTAATCCAAAACTTTATCAGATCTCCAAGCCGTGCGATAATGTTATGGAGGTTAGAAGACTGGTTGTTACTCCAACAAAAGCCTATTGCATAGCCCCTGAAGTTGAATTGTCTAATAGGGTCCTCAGAAATTTTAAAGATGTTTCAGACCGATTCTTGAGAGTTACCTTCATGGATGAAGGAATGCAAACACTTAATGTATATGCTCTTAACTACTATGTGGCTCCCATTGTGAAGGAAATCACAGCAAATTCCTTTAAACAGTATACAAGAATATATAAAAGGGTTAGGACAATCTTGGAAGATGGGTTTTACTTTTGTGGCCGAAAATATTCATTTTTGGCTTTTTCTTCGAATCAACTTAGAGATCGTTCTGCATGGTTTTTTGCCGAAGACAGAAACATAAGCTGTGACGATATAAGAAGTTGGATGGGAAGATTTAATCAGAAGAACATTGCAAAGTGTGCGGCTAGAATGGGACAATGCTTCTCATCTACATATGCATCAGTGGACGTTGCTGCGAATCAAGTTAACTCGATGCTACCAGATGTTGAGAGGAATAATTATGTTTTTTCTGATGGCATCGGTATCATCACTACTGATCTTGCAGATGAAGTAGCTGAAAAATTGAAATTGGACAAGGTACCCTCCGCTTACCAGATCAGGTATGCTGGTTTTAAAGGGGTTGTAGCCTGTTGGCCTTCTAAAGGAGACGGAATCAAACTTTCTTTGAGGCCCAGCATGAACAAGTTTCAGTCTACTCATACTACCTTGGAAATCTGTGCCTGGACTCATTTTCAACCTGGTTTTCTTAACAGGCAGATTATAACATTGCTTTCAGCTCTGGAAGTGCCTGACGAAATATTCTGGAAAATGCAGGAGAGTATGATTTCAAAGTTAAACCAAATGCTCGTTGACCCAGAAGTTGCCTTTGATGTTCTTACTAAGTCTTGTGCAGAGCATGGAAATGCTGCAGCAATAATGTTAAGTTGCGGCTTCAGTCCCAAAACAGAACCTCATCTTAGAGGCATGCTAAATTCTATCCGTGCTGCGCAGCTTTGGGGCCTTAGAGAAAAGTCTAGGATTTTTGTTTCATCTGGGAGATGGTTGATGGGTGTTTTAGATGAGTTGGGCGTGCTTGAACAAGGGCAATGCTTTGTTCAAGTTTCTACTCCTTCTCTTGAAAATTGCTTTGCAAAGCATGGCTCAAGATTTTCAGAGACCAACTCCCTACACGTGGTTGAAGGCCTAGTGGTGATAGCCAAAAATCCATGTCTTCACCCTGGAGATGTGAGAGTTTTGGAAGCAGTTGATGTCCCAGATTTACATCATTTATATGACTGTCTTGTTTTCCCTCAAAAGGGCGAAAGACCCCATTCAAATGAAGCTTCTGGAAGTGACCTTGACGGGGATCTGTACTTTGTCACATGGGATGGAAATCTCATTCCACCTAGTAAGAGGAGCTGGACACCTATGGAGTATACTGCTTCAGAAAGCCGGCTTCAAACACGGCATGTCACTATCCAG GACATCAttgaattttttgtcaaaaacaTGGTGAATGAGCATTTGGGTTCAATCTGTAATGCACATGTGGTACATGCTGATTCCAGTGACTATGGTGCTTTGGATGAGAAATGCATACACTTGGCTGAGTTAGCAGCCACTGCTGTTGATTTTCCAAAGACTGGCAAGCTTGTCACTATGCCTCCTAATCTGAAACCCAAGCTGTACCCTGATTTTATGGGGAAAGAACACCACCAATCATACAAGTCGAAAAAAATTCTGGGCAGACTTTACCGGCGTATCAAAGACGCTTATGATAAAGATATTGATGCACCTGAAGTGAACTGTGTATCCGGTGATATAAATTATGATACAGATCTTGAGGTTCCAGGATCTGCTGATTTTATTGATGATGCATGGGAACAAAAGTGTTCTTATGATGGCCAGTTGGCTGGATTACTCGGTCAGTACAAAGTGAAAACTGAAGAAGAAGTTGTCACTGGACAGATCTGGTCCATGCCTAAATACAACAGCAGGAAGCATGGGGAGCTTAAGGAGAGGCTGAAGCACTCATACAGTGCTCTCAAAAGAGAATTTAGGCAAACCTTTGAGAAACCGAAATCAGATGTTGGAGAATTAAGTGATGAAGAAAAAAATTTGCTGTATGAACAGAAAGCTTCTGCCTGGTATCAGGTGACATATCATCCTAAATGGGTCAAAAAAACCCTTGATTTGCAAATTAAATCCTCAGATGACCAAGAGGCAGATAGTTTGAAGAATGTGATGTTGAGTTTTCCTTGGATTGCTGTTGATTACCTAGCTCGCACAAAGATAAGGAATCGGAAAGTTGGAAATTTGGAGTCAACCAAGCCAGTTGATTCACTGGCGAAATATCTATCTGAAAGGTTATAG
- the LOC131660613 gene encoding protein BUNDLE SHEATH DEFECTIVE 2, chloroplastic-like, protein MVSSLYLTPSSLANISSLQTSKSLPLTIQQIHTNPKHFSVNYVFQVPSTNKHCLIITKATNGNGVGGNQQNTKPNSVICADCDGNGAVVCSQCKGDGVNSVDFFNGLFKAGASCWLCGGRKEILCGSCNGAGFIGGFLSTYDQ, encoded by the exons ATGGTCTCTTCTCTCTATCTAACCCCTTCATCTCTTGCTAACATTTCTTCTCTTCAAACTTCTAAATCTTTACCTCTCACCATACAACAAATCCATACAAATCCAAAACATTTCAGTGTCAATTACGTGTTCCAAGTCCCTTCCACCAATAAACATTGCCTTATCATCACAAAG GCTACAAATGGCAATGGTGTTGGTGGTAACCAACAAAATACAAAACCTAATAGTGTGATTTGTGCTGATTGTGATGGAAATG GAGCTGTTGTATGCTCTCAATGCAAAGGTGATGGGGTGAATTCTGTTGATTTTTTCAATGGACTCTTTAAAGCTGGTGCCTCCTGTTGGCTTTGCGG aggcAGAAAAGAAATTTTATGTGGGAGCTGCAATGGTGCTGGTTTTATTGGCGGCTTCTTGAGCACGTATGATCAGTAA
- the LOC131655112 gene encoding ethylene-responsive transcription factor SHINE 2-like gives MVQQTKKFRGVRQRQWGSWVSEIRHPLLKRRVWLGTFETAEAAARAYDQAAILMNGQSAKTNFPKNQGEDAIDTTCGGGSGDGGGGSNNDSFLSPKALSELLSTKLRKYCKDPSPSLTCLRLDTDNSHIGVWQKRAGSHSESNWVMRVELGGKKKTAESEIGSSQYIMDGDNGNADIGNRVVVEEEERVALQMIEELLNWNYPCGSTSSD, from the exons ATGGTACAACAAACAAAGAAGTTCAGAGGAGTCAGGCAACGCCAGTGGGGCTCTTGGGTGTCAGAGATTCGCCACCCTTTGTT AAAGAGAAGGGTTTGGTTAGGGACATTTGAGACAGCAGAGGCGGCGGCAAGAGCGTATGATCAAGCAGCAATTTTGATGAATGGTCAGAGTGCGAAGACTAATTTCCCGAAGAATCAAGGTGAAGATGCTATTGACACTACTTGTGGCGGTGGCAGCGGTGATGGTGGTGGTGGAAGTAATAATGACTCTTTCTTGTCTCCCAAGGCACTCTCTGAGCTACTCAGCACAAAGCTTAGAAAGTATTGCAAAGACCCTTCTCCATCACTCACTTGTCTGAGGCTGGATACTGATAATTCGCACATTGGAGTGTGGCAAAAGAGAGCTGGATCGCATTCGGAATCTAATTGGGTCATGAGGGTTGAGCTTGGCGGGAAGAAGAAAACCGCAGAGTCAGAGATAGGATCTTCGCAATACATTATGGATGGTGATAATGGTAATGCTGATATCGGAAATAGGGTGGTAGTAGAAGAAGAGGAAAGAGTTGCTTTGCAGATGATTGAAGAGTTACTTAATTGGAACTATCCCTGTGGTTCAACTTCAAGCGATTAA
- the LOC131660612 gene encoding DEAD-box ATP-dependent RNA helicase 15-like has product MAETKDEAYEEELLDYEEEEDKAPDTNGAKVNGEATKKGYVGIHSSGFRDFLLKPELLRAIVDSGFEHPSEVQHECIPQAILGMDVICQAKSGMGKTAVFVLSTLQQIDPVPGQVSALVLCHTRELAYQICHEFERFSTYLTDLKVAVFYGGVNIKVHKDLLKNECPQIVVGTPGRILALARDKDLSLKNVRHFVLDECDKMLESLDMRKDVQNIFKLTPHDKQVMMFSATLSKEIRPVCKKFMQDPMEIYVDDEAKLTLHGLVQHYIKLKEEEKNRKLNDLLDALDFNQVVIFVKSVSRAAELDRLLIECNFPSICIHSGMSQEERLKRYRGFKEGHTRILVATDLVGRGIDIERVNIVINYDMPDSADTYLHRVGRAGRFGTKGLAITFVSCSTDVDVLNNVQSRFEIDIKQLPEQIDTSTYMPS; this is encoded by the exons ATGGCAGAAACAAAGGACGAAGCTTACGAGGAAGAGCTTCTCGACTACGAAGAGGAGGAAGACAAAGCTCCCGACACCAACGGAGCTAAAGTCAACGGTGAAGCTACCAAGAA GGGCTATGTCGGAATCCACAGTTCAGGCTTTAGAGACTTTCTTCTCAAACCAGAGCTTCTTCGGGCTATTGTCGATTCTGGATTTGAACATCCATCTGAAG TGCAACACGAGTGCATACCTCAAGCTATCCTGGGAATGGACGTAATTTGTCAAGCTAAATCTGGAATGGGAAAGACTGCTGTCTTTGTTCTCTCGACTTTGCAGCAGATTGATCCTGTTCCAGGTCAAGTATCTGCACTTGTTCTGTGTCATACCAGAGAACTAGCTTACCAG ATATGCCATGAGTTTGAGAGGTTTAGCACCTACTTAACAGATCTGAAGGTTGCTGTCTTTTATGGTGGGGTCAATATCAAAGTTCACAAGGATCTGTTGAAAAATGAGTGCCCTCAAATTGTTGTCGGTACGCCTGGAAGAATCCTAGCATTGGCTAGGGATAAGGATCTTTCTTTGAAGAATGTTAGACATTTCGTTTTAGATGAATGTGATAAGATGCTTGAATCACTAG ACATGAGGAAAGATGTTCAAAACATTTTCAAGTTGACTCCCCATGATAAGCAAGTTATGATGTTTTCAGCAACACTCAGCAAGGAAATCCGCCCAGTCTGCAAAAAGTTTATGCAAGAT CCTATGGAAATTTATGTTGACGACGAAGCCAAGTTAACCCTTCATGGACTTGTTCAG CACTACATCAAATTGAAAGAGGAGGAGAAAAACCGCAAGTTGAATGATCTTCTCGATGCACTAGACTTCAACCAAGTTGTTATCTTTGTGAAAAGTGTTAGTAGAGCTGCTGAGCTGGACAGACTACTCATTGAATGCAATTTTCCTTCTATATGCATTCACTCTGGCATGTCCCAGGAAGAAAG GTTAAAGCGTTATAGAGGTTTCAAGGAGGGGCATACAAGGATTCTTGTTGCTACAGATTTGGTTGGTAGAGGGATTGACATTGAACGTGTCAATATTGTTATAAACTATGACATGCCTGATTCTGCTGACACTTACCTGCACAGG GTTGGCCGAGCAGGAAGATTTGGTACCAAAGGCCTTGCAATCACATTCGTTTCATGTTCTACTGATGTTGATGTTCTCAACAAT GTTCAGTCAAGGTTTGAAATAGATATAAAGCAGCTTCCTGAGCAGATTGATACTTCTACCTACA TGCCATCGTAG